Genomic window (Sinorhizobium sojae CCBAU 05684):
CGACATCGTATCGCCCTCTGCCTTCATGGAGATGTTCATCCCTGCCTCCTCCTACGGTTAAACTCGGCAGACCGGCGGGACGGCGGCTCGCGAAAAGGAAGCCCCGATCGCGTGCGTGCCGCATCATGCTGTAGAATGGCATTCGGTCGCCCTCGCGCCGTTAACTTCATCTTTCCGGCTTTTGTTCCTGCCTCAGCCGCGACGGAACATCCTGCGCGAGAAGTCCGTTCCCTTCGTTGGAATGTGAGAAGTCGAAGCCACCCAAGGCTAAGTAGAAGTCTTAGAAGAAGTCATAGAAGAAGGAACATTTGCCGCGCACGTAGGTTGGAAGCTTTGTTCCACCATCTCTGATGAGTCCTAATCAGGTGCGATATGGCAAAAGTGCTAGTTACTGGCGGTTGCGGATTCATCGGCCGCCACGTGGTCGAGGAGCTTCTTTCAAGACGTTATGACGTGCGCGTCCTGGACGCACTCAACGCACAGGTCCATGCGGACGCGCATGTTGCCATGCCCGACGGCGTCGATATGCGATATGCTGACATTCGCGATGCGGATGCTGTTAGAAGCGCCCTGAGGGGCGTCGACTCCGTCATTCATCTTGCGGCCGAAGTTGGCGTTGGCCAATCAATGTACGAGATCGCCCGCTATGTGGGCGTCAACGATCTCGGCACGGCAATCCTCCTCGAGGCGATGATCGAAATGCCCGTCCGGCGAATTGTCGTCGCATCGTCCATGAGCGTCTATGGAGAGGGGCTCTACCAGACGGCAGTGGGCGAACGACTGCAACAAGTCCGCCGATCGCAGGGCCGGGTCAAGGGCGGCGCCTGGGACCCGGTCGGGCCGAAAGGAGAGCGTTTGAGTCCCGTGCCGACCGACGAGCAGAAGCCGGTCGATCTCGCGTCGATCTATGCGCTGACGAAATACGCCCAGGAACGACAGGTGCTGATCTTCGGCGAAGCCTACGGGATCGAAGCGGTGGCATTGCGGCTCTTCAACGTTTTCGGTGCCGGTCAGGCACTCTCCAATCCCTATACCGGCGTACTCGCCAATTTCGCTTCGCGGCTGGCCAATGGCCAGGCGCCGATGGTCTTCGAAGACGGTCTGCAAAGGCGGGACTTCGTTCATGTCCGCGATGTGGCGAGCGCCTTTCGGTTGGCGCTGGAGCGGCAGCAGACGGCAGGCCACGTCATCAACATAGGCAGCGGACAAGCCTATGCGATCGCCGACGTCGCGCGGATGCTCGCAGATGCAATGGGTGTTCCCGAACTCGAGCCGGAGATCTTGAACAAGGGGCGTTCCGGCGACATCCGACATTGCTTCGCCGACATAGCCAAGGCGCGTGACCTCATCGGTTTCGAGCCGGTCCGAAAGCTGGAGAATTCACTTGCGGACTTCGTCGGTTGGGTTCGCAGCGTCGCCGCCGTTGACCGTGGCGCCGAGATGAAGCGGCACCTGGAGACGCGGGGGCTGGTGATATGAACGATAGATCTCCGCATCACAGAAGGCCGGGCCTTGCGACGCCCGCTTTGGCTCGGAAGGCGAAAGCCATCGTGGTCGTCGGCGGTAGCGGCTTTATCGGCTGCAACCTGGCAGACAGCTTTCTGCGGGAGGGCGAGGATGTCGTCGTTCTTGACAATCTGAGCCGCGCCGGCGTGGAGAGCAACCTGGACTGGCTCGTTGGAAATCATGGCCGTAGCGTGCATCCAGCGATCGCGGATATCCGCGACCTGGGCGCGATAGAGCCCATTCTCAAGGACGCCAAGGCGATCTTTCATCTTGCGGCGCAGACCGCAGTCACGACCAGTCTGCAGCAGCCGATCGCCGATTTCGAGACGAATGCCATGGGCACGATCAACGTACTCGAGGCAGCGCGTCGGTCTGGTCGGCGGCTGCCCGTCATCTTTGCCAGCACCAACAAAGTCTACGGCACGCTCGAAGATATGAGGCTGCGTGAGGCGGGAGATCGCTATGTGCCGGCCGACGAAACCGTGCGAAGCCTCGGTGTGAGCGAGGCGCAGCCGCTGAACTTCCGAACACCCTATGGCTGCTCGAAAGGGGTCGCGGATCAGTACGTGCTTGACTATGCAAGATCCTATGGACTCGCGGCGGCGGTGCTGCGGATGAGCTGCGTCTACGGCCCCCGGCAGTTCGGTACAGAAGACCAGGGGTGGGTGGCGCATTTCCTCATTCGCGCGCTCGCGGGCGAGCCGATATCGATCTATGGCGACGGCAAGCAGGTTCGCGATATTCTGCATGTCGGCGATGCCGTCGCCGCCTACCGGGCGGTGCTGAAGTCCATCGATCGGCTCGGCGGCTGCGCTTTCAACCTTGGTGGCGGTCCGGACAACGCGGTCAGCCTCAATG
Coding sequences:
- a CDS encoding NAD-dependent epimerase/dehydratase family protein, whose translation is MAKVLVTGGCGFIGRHVVEELLSRRYDVRVLDALNAQVHADAHVAMPDGVDMRYADIRDADAVRSALRGVDSVIHLAAEVGVGQSMYEIARYVGVNDLGTAILLEAMIEMPVRRIVVASSMSVYGEGLYQTAVGERLQQVRRSQGRVKGGAWDPVGPKGERLSPVPTDEQKPVDLASIYALTKYAQERQVLIFGEAYGIEAVALRLFNVFGAGQALSNPYTGVLANFASRLANGQAPMVFEDGLQRRDFVHVRDVASAFRLALERQQTAGHVINIGSGQAYAIADVARMLADAMGVPELEPEILNKGRSGDIRHCFADIAKARDLIGFEPVRKLENSLADFVGWVRSVAAVDRGAEMKRHLETRGLVI
- a CDS encoding NAD-dependent epimerase/dehydratase family protein, with product MNDRSPHHRRPGLATPALARKAKAIVVVGGSGFIGCNLADSFLREGEDVVVLDNLSRAGVESNLDWLVGNHGRSVHPAIADIRDLGAIEPILKDAKAIFHLAAQTAVTTSLQQPIADFETNAMGTINVLEAARRSGRRLPVIFASTNKVYGTLEDMRLREAGDRYVPADETVRSLGVSEAQPLNFRTPYGCSKGVADQYVLDYARSYGLAAAVLRMSCVYGPRQFGTEDQGWVAHFLIRALAGEPISIYGDGKQVRDILHVGDAVAAYRAVLKSIDRLGGCAFNLGGGPDNAVSLNEVLHEIELLMSRPVATVGSDWRAGDQLFFVADTRALEKAVGWKARIDWRTGLRDLHSWLIQDWAEASLMKHGSRRVIA